The DNA segment AACCCAGTCATGGCTGCGCCTACGGCCATACCAGTAAAACTGTTTTCGGCAATGGGGGTATCGAGAACTCGGAGTTCGCCATACTTTTTGTATAGGTCTTTAGTAACTTTGTAGGAACCGCCGTAATGTCCTACGTCTTCACCAAGAACGAATACAGTCGCATCACGTGCCATTTCTTCATCAATGGCTTCCCGCAGAGCGTTAAAAAATAGTGTTTCTGCCATTTAGACCTTATAGTAAGACTATTGTTTTAGAATCTTATCGTGCCACCGTAGCAAATATCGTTAGCGATCGCACTAGATGAGAGATTGATTTTTGCCAGGAATTACTCTGGGCAAGGATAGGCGAATTGTAAAAGGATTATCCCTTGTTCTTGCCGTTTTCCCAAGCCAGAAACAACCGAAATATTTTTTCTTCCAGGTCGATGGCTATCAGGAAATAATTTATCAATCATCAAGGTGAGTGTAGCCAATTTTTTGGCTATTCCAATCTACCAAAGCTCTAGTTTTGGGAACATTTTGTCTAAATAACCTGATTTTATGCAGCTAAGACATCAAAAAATCTCAGTGTTCGCTGCGCCTCTGTGGTGCGGTGATTTATTTTTTATTCACATCCTCTAACCGGGAAGTTTCCAAACGATTCATCCACTTTTGTAAATAGACGCGATTAGCAATTTGTTCAGAGACATCTTGAGTATCAATCGGATGAGGCATCAGTCCCAAAATCGTTGCTGTCGTCACACAAAACATGGATTTTTGGAAGCTGATACAAATTTGGACTCGCAAATCATCTTCACCCCGAAGACTGCGACGATAAATTTTGTGTAAATAATCTGGAAGATAATGACGCATATCCTGCATCAGCAAAGTGGGAGGAATACCAGCACCACCTATAGGCAAAGGATCGGCATATAGTGCGCCATACTGAAATCGAGCTTGATCGAGGGGAATTTGATATGCTTGGGCATTGTAGGAAACTGTGCCATGAAAAGGAGTTCCCCGAAAGAATACCGCTTCTACATAAGGGATGGCTGTATCTGCTAGAAAAGTTAAACCCGCAGATTTAGGAAGAATGTCATAGACTTGATTTTGAATTTTGACCGCGTATGTAATAGGTTTTACAGCATCTGCTACCAATGCCTGTTTAATATGGTCTACAACTTGAGGTATAGTTTTAATTTCGCCTCGGTCGTAGCGGTCTGATAGACTGAGAAACATATCAGCCATCACCCGCCAAAATTGACCTAAACCAGTATAGTAAGCAGAGACACGTAACATTTCCGTTAGAAAGTCGGGAAATAGTTGATTCATTCCCAACATAATGGGATTGTTTTTAAATTTTGCTTGAATAACCGCTTGCGCTCTTTCTTCAAATTCTGGTGTATCTAAATATTTATCTAGTCCACCACCTCCATGCCACATCATGCCTTTCATGCAATATTCGGCATATTCAAAATTAATTCTGTCATGCCACCAATGACGCATTAATTTCGGGAAAGAAATCTCGCCATTAAAGTATTTAAAAAACTGAAAAAATACTAAAAATTGGTGTTCAGCAATATAAATAAGATTGTTTGAATAGGCATCTAAAACTACGCCATAGCTTTTGAGGATGCCGACTACTTCCAGAACATTATCTGGAGTATCAGGAAGTAATGCGCCACCATTTAGCAGGATTTCAATATACTCAGCTAAAGGATGATTAGCAGGTTTTTTTTTCATAGTTACCATTATCCAATTGCTAGTTTTCCAAAAATTACAGGTATTAGGGATGAGGAAAAACTCTTCCCCAGTCCCCATTCCTCAGTCCCCATTCCTCAGTCACAATTCCAAGTACAGTCAGGCGTAAATAGATTTTTTTGACTTTTGACTTTTGATTTTTGACTTCCGCGTAGCGGTGCTAGTCCCCAGTTCCCTGGTCTAAAGACACAGCAGCTACTACATTATGGGTATTAACCATTGCGGTGATTGTCGGTTCAGTCCAGCGGACTAACCAAGCGGGTTGAATGCCGAAAATGACAATTAATACTGCTAAGATTACGGCAGGTATGCGATCGCTCCAAAATACCCGCGGTAAGTTGGAAACTTGTGCAGATAATCGCCCAAAGAAGGCACGATCCATCAGAATTAGGAAATAAACCGCAGTTAAGCCTGTACCAATCATAGATATGAGGGTCTGCACGGGAAAAACTGGATAAGTACCTCGAAAAACGATGAATTCGGAAATGAATCCCACCAAACCCGGTACACCAGCGCTGGCCATGACTCCTAAAATCATTAAACTCCCAATTACGGGCAAACCCCGTTCTGGGTTCAGCAGTCCTTTAATCACATCTAAGTCGCGGCTACCAGCTTTTTTGTAAACAACCCCCACTAGCAAAAACAGCAGTGCAGAAATCAAACCGTGGCTAATCATTTGCATGACAGCGCCCAAGGTGCTTAAAGGTGTAGCCGCCGCCGCCGCTAATAGTACGTAGCCCATATGTCCAATTGAACTGTAGGCTACCATTTTTTTCATATCGGTTTGAGCGATCGCACAGGATGAGCCAAATAGTACACTGACTACAGCCCAAGTCGCCAACCAAGGAGCTAAATAAGTCCAAGCTTCTGGTAACAAGTTCATCCCAAACCGCAGTAAGCCATAGGTTCCTAACTTCAATAACACTCCCGCCAACAATACAGAAATGGGTGTAGAAGCTTCAACGTGGGCATCTGGTAACCACGTGTGAAAGGGAACCAAGGGAATTTTAATCCCAAAACCGACGAGAATTCCCCCTAGCAGTAATAGCTGCGTTGTCAAAGACAAAGTTGAGGTATTCAAACTTGCTAGTGCAAAGCTAGAAGAACCACTCAGCCAAACCATACCCAGGAAACTTGCCAAAATTAAGATGCCGGAAACAGCCGTATAAATCAGAAATTTTGTGGCTGCATAACTGCGTCTTTCACCGCCCCAAATGGCAATTAACAGATATAGAGGTATTAGTTCCAGTTCATAAAACAGGAAAAATAATAGTAAATCTTGTGCCAAAAATGCTCCTGTAACCCCAGCACTTAACAGCAGGATTAAGGAGTAATAAAATCTCGGACGCTGAAGGGATTCATCGCTGCTGTAAATGGCAATACAAGTTAACAGTCCATTCAACACCAGCAACGGCAAAGATAAACCATCTATTCCTAGATTATAGGTCAAGCCCAAAGAATCTATCCAGGGGATAAACTCGGCAAACTGTTGATTGACTTGTGCCGGATTGAATTTTATTGCTAGTAAAACTGTCCACAATAAAATGATCACGGCAAAGAGCAAAGCCACTCTGCGAGAAAGTTTCCCACTCATTTGTGCAGGCCAAAAACCGATTAAAGCTGCACCGAATAACGGCAGTAAAATTAATGCACTCAGCATAGGCAGAACTAGGTAAGATGAGACAGGAAGAAAAGGGAGAAAATAATTTTATTGTAGAGACGCGATTCATCGCGTCTTTACTTTTAAAAGGGTAATTTATCTAGTAGACCTAATGACCAGCTAATAAAAAATCCCAAGACGCTAATCACTACGAGGATCGTCAACATATACCCCTGAGATTGACCAGAAATGCTGTATTTTAAACCTTGCCCGCCGAGAATTGTGGCAAATCCTACCAAGTTTACAAAACCGTCAACGAGATAGCGATCGCTCCAAGCGGAAAACTTCGATAGCAGGGCGACTGCATTGACTATGGTTAGCTTATAAATTTTATCAATGTAAAAATCATAACCCAATAAGTCCTGCATGAATCTCCAGACCAGAATTCTGGATCGTGACCATGCTTTATGCAGATACAGTGTAGACCCGATAGCTACGCCGATGAGAGTCGAAGAAAGTAGCAGTAACAAGATGTACCAATCAAGACTTTCCCAATTGGGCAAGAGATACCATTGCTGTAGCATCAGGGGTAACAATAAAGTTACTACAGTTAGTGAAACCATTGGCAAGGCCATCTGCCAGCCAACTTCCGGGGAACGGCGGGTTTTCTGCTGTGGTTTACCCCAAAATATTAATCTGAAGACTCGCGTCAAGTTCAAGGCTGTTAAGCCGTTGACTAATACTAAGATGGCAATTACCCAAGGGCTAGCATGAACTAAGCCGTCAGCCCATGCCAGCATAGACCAGAAACTGCCTAATGGTAACAGTGTGACCATGCCCGCAGAACCCACAATAAAGGCTGTAGTGGTGGCTGGCATCCGTGACCACAATCCACCCATTTCTGTTAAATCTTGGGTGCTAGTGGTGTAAATGACTGAACCTGAACTCATGAATAGTAGGGCTTTAGCGATCGCATGAGTTAACAGCAACATTAAGGCCACACCACCTTGCTCTAAACCCACTGCCAAAAATACTAAGCCCATGTATGCACTCGTGGAATGAGACAGCGATCGCTTAATATCAGTTTGTGCCAGTGATACTAAGCTGGCACCAATCGCCGTCAAGGTTCCTAACACAACTAAAGTATCTAAAGCAACTGGGGACAGAGTTAATATTGGCTGAAGTTTATACAAAATATAAGCACCACCACCTACCACCAGGGAATTCCGCATCACTGAAGCCGGGTTAGGCCCTTCCATTGCTTCATCTAACCACAGGTGTAAGGGAAATTGAGCGCATTTACCCGCCGGACCCGCAATCAATGCCAAACCTAACAAACTCGATGTCAGTGGACTTAAATTAGCCGTTTGCGCCCATTCATATAAGTCAGAAAAATTCAAACTCCCGGCGATAGTCGAAAGCGCCACTACACCCATTAATAGCAGCAAATCTCCCACCCGCTTAGTTAAAAAGGCATCTCGTGCCGCAGTCACCACTAGCGGTTGAGCATACCAGAAGCCCACTAATAGGTAAGTAGAAAGGGTGAGAACTTCTAAAAGGGCGTAGCTCAAAAACAAAGAGTCACTAATGGCTAAACCAGACAGCGCCATT comes from the Nodularia sp. NIES-3585 genome and includes:
- a CDS encoding CO2 hydration protein, with translation MVTMKKKPANHPLAEYIEILLNGGALLPDTPDNVLEVVGILKSYGVVLDAYSNNLIYIAEHQFLVFFQFFKYFNGEISFPKLMRHWWHDRINFEYAEYCMKGMMWHGGGGLDKYLDTPEFEERAQAVIQAKFKNNPIMLGMNQLFPDFLTEMLRVSAYYTGLGQFWRVMADMFLSLSDRYDRGEIKTIPQVVDHIKQALVADAVKPITYAVKIQNQVYDILPKSAGLTFLADTAIPYVEAVFFRGTPFHGTVSYNAQAYQIPLDQARFQYGALYADPLPIGGAGIPPTLLMQDMRHYLPDYLHKIYRRSLRGEDDLRVQICISFQKSMFCVTTATILGLMPHPIDTQDVSEQIANRVYLQKWMNRLETSRLEDVNKK
- a CDS encoding NADH-quinone oxidoreductase subunit M, with the protein product MLSALILLPLFGAALIGFWPAQMSGKLSRRVALLFAVIILLWTVLLAIKFNPAQVNQQFAEFIPWIDSLGLTYNLGIDGLSLPLLVLNGLLTCIAIYSSDESLQRPRFYYSLILLLSAGVTGAFLAQDLLLFFLFYELELIPLYLLIAIWGGERRSYAATKFLIYTAVSGILILASFLGMVWLSGSSSFALASLNTSTLSLTTQLLLLGGILVGFGIKIPLVPFHTWLPDAHVEASTPISVLLAGVLLKLGTYGLLRFGMNLLPEAWTYLAPWLATWAVVSVLFGSSCAIAQTDMKKMVAYSSIGHMGYVLLAAAAATPLSTLGAVMQMISHGLISALLFLLVGVVYKKAGSRDLDVIKGLLNPERGLPVIGSLMILGVMASAGVPGLVGFISEFIVFRGTYPVFPVQTLISMIGTGLTAVYFLILMDRAFFGRLSAQVSNLPRVFWSDRIPAVILAVLIVIFGIQPAWLVRWTEPTITAMVNTHNVVAAVSLDQGTGD
- a CDS encoding NAD(P)H-quinone oxidoreductase subunit F; the protein is MNQFLFSISWWVPFYSLIGALVTLPWAMGIIKRTGPRPAAYFNLLTTIAGFAHSLLVFKHIWDQETEILVINWFQAADFNLSFALELSPVSIGATVLITGLSLLAQVYALGYMEKDWSLARFFALVGFFEMALSGLAISDSLFLSYALLEVLTLSTYLLVGFWYAQPLVVTAARDAFLTKRVGDLLLLMGVVALSTIAGSLNFSDLYEWAQTANLSPLTSSLLGLALIAGPAGKCAQFPLHLWLDEAMEGPNPASVMRNSLVVGGGAYILYKLQPILTLSPVALDTLVVLGTLTAIGASLVSLAQTDIKRSLSHSTSAYMGLVFLAVGLEQGGVALMLLLTHAIAKALLFMSSGSVIYTTSTQDLTEMGGLWSRMPATTTAFIVGSAGMVTLLPLGSFWSMLAWADGLVHASPWVIAILVLVNGLTALNLTRVFRLIFWGKPQQKTRRSPEVGWQMALPMVSLTVVTLLLPLMLQQWYLLPNWESLDWYILLLLLSSTLIGVAIGSTLYLHKAWSRSRILVWRFMQDLLGYDFYIDKIYKLTIVNAVALLSKFSAWSDRYLVDGFVNLVGFATILGGQGLKYSISGQSQGYMLTILVVISVLGFFISWSLGLLDKLPF